The Oncorhynchus mykiss isolate Arlee chromosome Y, USDA_OmykA_1.1, whole genome shotgun sequence genomic sequence acagtggattgcgcagttaGATGGAACAGAGttaataggcattttaacgtcatagatttagccggtagTAATTTGTGGATTAGGCACCGGCTGGAATgctcttttaaccaatcagcagtcAGGGCTCGACCCACCAAGTTTATAATTGACATTTTCCTCTTTGACATTTCTTTGCACACCCTTGCAACTGTAGCTATAATAACATAGCTAATTTCAGATGGAAATGACAGCATTGCATATGAACTTAGCCTAACTCCCCAGAGACCCAGATGAAAGTCAATGCTGGGGGCTTGATTGAATAGATTTGTTAGTTTGTTATTTAATGTTCCCTAACCTGGTTTCCCCCTAGTGACTACCTGTTCAAGCTGCTTCTGATTGGTGATTCAGGGGTGGGAAAGTCTTGCCTCCTGCTTCGATTTGCGGTAAGAACTATCAGTGTTCAGTGTTACTGGCATTTTGATCAGTCTTCAGCTTTACATAAACGTTTGGATGGATACTGTGTGTCCATTGGTTGATTTTAAAagctgtgttttattttttatgatgCATTTCAGGATGACACCTACACGGAAAGTTTCATAAGCACCATCGGCGTGGACTTCAAAATCCGAACTATTGAATTGGACGGCCGGACCATCAAACTACAGATTGTGAGTTGAGTCAGCAGCTCTGGCAGCTGTCCTGGGAAGTTTAATTGCAGTTCATGCTTTCATGTAGTGCGTTTAACTTATATATTTTAAATTGTCTTTAGTGGGACACTGCTGGTCAGGAGCGGTTTCGCACCATCACCTCCAGCTATTACAGAGGAGCCCATGGTATCATCGTTGTCTATGATGTTACAGATCAGGTTAGTGACGCCCCTCCACAAAGAACATTAATTAACATCTATGAGTCAACCTGCATTTATTGACAACACGTAACTGAGGTATTTTCTCTTTCTAGGAGTCTTACAACAATATAAAGCAGTGGCTGCAGGAGATTGGCCGCTATGCCAGCGAGAATGTCAACAAGCTGCTGGTGGGTAACAAGTGTGACCTCACCACCAAGAAGGTAGTAGACTACACGACAGCCAAGGTGAGTCCTCAGGAAACGTGGACTCTCATACAGATTAACCACAGTATTTGGGTATATTATACTCTGTAGCCTTAGTTTGTTGTAGTTTACATCGGGGcctaaaatgtactttttgtctaccagccactgtggcaggtaaATTAAGAAAACATACCAGCCACTCAAATATTTTCACCAGTCAATTTTTTGGGGGccataaacacacaaaaaaacagatcaCCATGCTCTGTAATGTTTCTAAAAGAAGAAATgtaagaagtaatgtggtatatTACTCAATTTAATTTCGTTTTTTGTGACGTGAGTCTTTTAAATCAAAATATCAGACATTTTTTTTATCTGCCCCTTTAAGGGCGGGACATTACCGTGGTAACAGGAAATGAGTAGTGTCTGTGTCTGAGATTTTTGATCTGACTATAGAGCGTGTCTTCACTATCAGTTGAAGCAGCAGACTCAAACTAACATTGAAAAACAACTGAGCTTGAGGACTAAGTCTCACTTTGTAGATTTGTTTAGGGTAAATTGGACCAGCTTTTATGCCTGTGCACAGCGCCTCAAAATGAATCTATCAGCACTTCAGTGTGTGCACAGCTCCCCTGCAAGGCAATGTTGATGCGTGAGGAGGGGTATAGGATTCTTATTTCTTTGTGTGATTAGCAGCTATTAAACAAAACTcagaaatactttgaaaacagctactgctGCATTTTTCATACTTTACTTTTCACACTTTTTTATTTGTGAATGTAACGCTCGCATTGTAGAACCCTGCAAATTGACCACTCACCAGCATGGTTGTGGAAATAGACATTCTTACCCGCTAGTACCTAAATCTACCTGCGTTTGGCGGTTGCTCAGTTTATGCCCTGGTCAACATGCTCAATTATCAACCCTTGGGACACATTATTACTTGCAATTGAAGCACCCTACTACTGCAGTCAGACTGGTGATTGACCCATCTCATTCTCCTCAAACAGGAATTTGCTGACTCCCTATCCATCCCCTTCCTGGAGACCAGTGCGAAGGACGCAACTAACGTGGAGCAATCCTTCATGACCATGGCGGCTGAGATTAAGAAGCGCATGGGGCCCGGGGCCACGGCAGGAGGAGAGAAGCACAACCTGAAGATTGACAGCACTCCAGTGAGGCAGTCTGGGGGAGGATGCTGTTAGGAcggtcctgccctctcctctcacccccagAGGCCCATGAGTAGAGTAACAGTATTGGGTTGAAGTTGGGGTACTTCTGACAGAACAGGAAAATATGGTGGTGGGATCTTCAAGAACTGGCTGACATTTTTTACCTCTTGACCAATGCCCATAATTGAGTGAGTAAGAAAGTTTTGTGCTGAAGGAATAGTCCCCCCTCAACtctttaaaaaataagaaaaaaattcAACGATATGCACAGAAGTGGAAATAtcttaataaaaaaaatgtgataAGGCATAACTGATGATTGTAACTAATCCAGCACTTTCTGTCTCTCATAATATGTATcacataatttttttaaatatatatatatatatatatatatatatatatatatatatatatatatatatatatatatatatatattagtgtgATTGAAAGAAATCATGGATGTTCTTTCAACTATGGTTGACTATATTACTTAAGTAATAAGGCCTGTGGAGGtgtggtaaatggccaatataccacgactaagggctgttcttatgcacgagtcaacgcggagtgcctggacacagccctcagccatggtatattggccataaatcATTGGGCCCGTGCACACAAACACGATATAGGGCTGCTGTTGAGGAAAAAGAGAGGACATGGTGAAGTCAAAACAGTTTTCGCAACCTGGGGACCACGTGGTAAATGGAAACCTGCCATCATGGTGTCCACATCTTTAATGTCTGATTTAATCATTGCTATATGATACTATTATTACATGGTGGTTTTATTACTgtgatgtttgtttgtttttgattCTCTGTTTTCTAATCTAGAATGTGTATAATCAATTATGTTGTTGTTACCTAATGATTGAGTGCATAACCAAAGGCTGACAGCATTTGGTTCTTTCTGGAGTGGAAGCTGGCCATAAACAGGAGGAAATTAAGGCATGTCCAATACTTGAGCATTTTATTTGACCTCACATCAATTCAGAATGCTGCTGTTCCATCACAGCTTTACATGTTCCCTATACTATATGGGCAACCTCTGGTTGGTGTCTGACAACTTCCCTTTCATTATTACAGTACTAGCCAGGGGCGGCTCTaggagatgctcttatccagatcaAATACACACATAACATATTTAACTGACAGAGGTATTGAACTGCCCATTGTTCAGCACAGCAAGCAATTaatgttaagtgccttgctcaagggcacattgacagattatTCACTTAGTCGGTTCAGGAATTCCAACAAGCAACTTTGCGGTTACTGGGCCGACGctcctaaccgctaggctacctgccgcctgtagggccctggtccaaagtactGCACTTAATAGTTTGCCACCCTGCAGCAAAACAATATAGGCCCCCTCTTACAGTGAAGTGAAAAATTTTACTTATTAAAGTTCATTTTCTGTCGTTCTACGTATTTTGCCATGGGACtttgagaaaatgttgcagttttaaagcacgtTTTCTgctattctacatattttgccatgggATGGagagctaatttcctgtaattctacacattttgtaatgacaTGCCACGTTAATATGGTCTGAGTGAGAATAACGAAATCAATGGGGGGCCCCTGGAGGTCAGGTTCCCTGCACACTTGCCCGgtcatgattactacaagtttagatagctggctagactaactaccaatctaaCAATTGTTAGCTGTCATGGCTAATTGATTGACTGTCAGTGAgagacataacaagagaaaaagtAACACAAGCAAATTTTGAAATTTCACCTGGTGTTTTCTACTATTGTTACTCTCAAAAGTAAATTGAGACCCGACTCAGTTcctgatttaaaaatatatatttggtcGTGGGGGCCCTAAGCAACCACGTCGCTTATGCCTGGAACCGGCCCTGTTACTAGCTCAACCATGCCATTAGTCTCCATGATCCAGCATTAAAGGAAGGTTAGATTTTGGTATGTGTTGAAATGAATTTTTTTGGAGAGTATGGCACACATAGCCTACCCCAGTTAGGCTTTGTTTGATTGTATTGTTTGAATGTTTGCTTCAACTTTAACTGCAGATGTCTATGCTTAATGATCATTATAGAGGGAGAGCAGGACAGAGGACCGAAGAGAACACCAGCATCTCAAATTAGTATGGGGATTACAACAAGAGAAACTTTTGCTGTCCTGAATAAATACTGTAGAACTGGGTCTGGCTGGGAATTCCACATGCCTTTAAGCATCACCATTGATATCCTTTGCCTTTTTGATAAAGGTGTTATTTGCGGTTGGATGGTAAGCAACATACCAGGGGAAGGTAGAACAGTTTTTTTATTGAGTAAAATCTGTTTGTTAGCGGACCGATCAGGCTTCCTTAATCTATacactaaaagtatgtggacaccccttcaaatttgtagattcggctatttcagccacacccattgctgtcaggtgtataaaatcgagcacccagccatgcaatctccatagacaaacattgacagtagcatggcctgtactgaagagctctgtAACTATCAATGTGTcactgtcataggatgctacttttccaacaagtcagtttgtcacatttctgccctgctagagcttcacaggttgactgtaagtgctgatattgtgaagtggaaacatctaggagcaacaacgactcggCCGCgatgtggtaggccacacaagctcacagaatgggacagcTGAAGTGTGTGGCATGTAaacatcatctgtcctcggttgcaagacactaccgagttccaaactgcaccatgaagcaacgtcagcacaataactgttcgtcgggagcttcatgaaatgggtttccatggcctgagcagcctcacacaagcctaaaatcaccacgcgcaatgccaagtgtcagctggagtggtgtaaagctcgccgccattggactctggagtagtggaaatgcattctctggagtgatgaatcacgctttaccatctggcagtctgacggacgaatttGGGTtaggaggatgccaggagaacgctacctgccccaattgccaactgtaaagtttggtggtggaggaataatggtttggggctgtttttcatgctcgggctaggccccttagttcaagtgatgggcaatcttaatgctacagcatacacttacattctagacgattctgtgcttccaactttgtggcaacagtttggggaaggccctttcctgtttctgcatgacaatgcctacgtgcacaaagtgaggttcatacagaaatggttagtCAGGATCGGTGAGTTAAAActagactggcctgcacagagccgtGACCTCAACCCCGtcaaatacctttgggatgatttggaacgccaactgcgagccaggcctaatcgcccaacctcagtaatgctcttgtggctgaatggaagcaagtcccaacagcaatgttccaacatctagtggaaagtcatcccagaagagtgtaggctgttatatttttatttaacctttatttaactaggcaagtcagttaaaaacaaattcttatttataatgacagcctacaacggccaaaccctaaccacactgggtcaattgtgcaccgccctatgggactcacaatcacagccgattgtgataaagcctggaatcaaaccagggtctgtagtgacacctctagcacggAGTTGCAGTGtgttagactgctgcgccactcgggagttatagcagcaaaggggggaccaactccatgttaatggccatgattttggaatgagatgttcgacaatcAAGTGTCCAAAAGTATGGTCCTGTAGTGTACTAACCAATCAACATCTCTCTTAAAACTACAAATAACTTCTATCCACTAATTCAATCATTTGGCCTTTGCTAGTTATTTCTTCTTTGCTGTGCACAATTTAACATGTTTTTAACGCCCAGAAGACATTGCAGTCCATAGTCATAAAGTATATTGTTATTGTTACCATTATGTGTATTGTGTTGACTCTATATATTGGTTGAGGAGGTCTTTCAGACCCTAACATTTCTATTGAAAGGGAATGTGATACGTATAATGACCAGCGGAGGTCAGAGTTAGCACAAAATACAGAACCTGGACATGAGCTATTCTGAAGCTATTTTGGCATACTGATAATCCTCTTGAGCTGTACACCATCTGACATAAAATAGTTTATCAAGACAATTTACCTTCAAACTCTCGTAGGCCTTCGCATGGCAGGGGAAGACTTAAAAATGCATGATTTCAACACAAGTATGCCAGTTGGATAATAATGATAGTTTGTTGACGCTTGATGGAGTGTGCAGGGTGTCCATTCTGTCCTGTTTACTTCTTGCCTGTTCTTTTGTAGGTAGTTTATACTGGGACACAGCAGTCCCAGTCCACACAGCAGTCTGTCAATAGTGTAATGTTGTGTACTAGTGCTATAGCAAAGCAAATTATTTGCTTAAcgacctgtgtgtgtttgtacacagGGATAGTCCCAGTGTGATTAAAAGGCGTTTCACCACTGTGTTGGTGGTCTCTGCTCTGTCACCTCCTGTCTTGAAAGCATGGGCAGATTGGGTGGGCATCACGGTAAATTGCAAAGATAGGAGAACCAAACCTCAACATCCATCATGTTTTTCAAAGTTGCAATTAAGTCATTGATTATTGTTTATGTAGCCTGCTCTACAATTGTGGAGGCTGTGTGCAGATCTATGTGTAAGACTCCTACTTAGCTTGAGTTGAGTCAGACATTTCTGGATCGGTGGGAAATTAGTACAGGAGGCTTATTGAAGGCTATATTTCTATTCACATTGTCTTCTCTTCCCCCTTAAACTGGGCCCCTCCCTGTGGGATGTAATGGGCATTCGACTGGAGGGCTTTGTGCCAGCTGCCACGTTACCCCTCATACTCACCATGGTAGTGGACCTGTTTTACATtagacccccccacacacacatacacacacacatactctaaaTATGAGTGTGAAAAAATCTACTATGTCAAACACAACTATTTAAATCTGAAACAAAAATCAGGAGGACTGGTATCTTACTGGTAATGACTGCTATGTTACTGGTATCTTACTTAGAATGTTGCTTGTATATTACTGGTATGTTACTCGGATGTTACTGGTATCTTACTTGGATGTTACTGGTATCTTACTAGTATGTTACTGGTATCTTACTAGTATGTTACTGGTATCTTACTTGGATGTTACTGGTATCTTACTTGGATGTTACTGGTATCTTACTAGTATGTTACTGGTATCTTACTAGTATGTTACTGGTATCTTACTTGGATGTTACTGGTATCTTACTAGTATGTTACTGGTATCTTACTAGTATGTTACTGGTATCTTACTAGTATGTTACTGGTATCTTACTAGTATGTTACTGGTATCTTACAAGTATGTTACTGGTATCTTACTGGTATCTTACTTGGATGTTACTGGTATGTTACTAGTATGTTACTGGTATCTTACTTGGATGTTACTGGTATCTTACTTGGATGTTTCTGGTATCTTACTGGTATGTTACTGGTATGTTACTTGGATGTTACTGGTATCTTACTGGTATGTTACTGGTATCTTACTAGTGTGTTACTGGTATCTTACTTGGATGTTTCTGGTATCTTACTGGTATGTTACTGGTATCTTACTTGGATGTCACTGGTATCTTACTAGGATGTTACTGGTATCTTACAAGTATGTTACTGGTATCTTACTGGTATCTTACTTGGATGTTACTGGTATCTTACTGGTATCTTACTTGGATGTTACTGGTATGTTACTGGTATCTTACTTGGATGTTACTGGTATCTTACTTGGATGTTTCTGGTATCTTACTGGTATGTTACTGGTATGTTACTTGGATGTTACTGGTATCTTACTGGTATGTTACTGGTATCTTACTAGTGTGTTACTGGTATCTTACTTGGATGTTTCTGGTATCTTACTGGTATGTTACTGGTATCTTACTTGGATGTCACTGGTATCTTACTAGGATGTTACTGGTATCTTACTAGTATGGTACTCGTatctaggctacgctgccgccccctATGGCATAGCACCCATCTGCAACCTAGCGCCTGGCTCACACACTGGATGCTCCTGATGCCACCCTCAGCTCCATAGCAACATGGTTTGTTCAATCTATGTCCGCGGTGAGAGATTTTTCGATAGCTCAACCCGTTGGTACATTGTCAAGGAAGTGTGTCTCGAGCCCGGtatggggacagggacagtggaggaagctaAACTGTTAGCAACACACTGACGTTCGTTTCACATGTTCATTTTCTTTGTTAGAATCTTAATGTTTCAGGTCTTTAGTCACGTCTGTCTAAAACCATTTCCACAATCTCCATCCTATTTGGCCTCATATTCCACTGAAATATACTAGTGAGTTTAGCCCATTATGCTGTTAAAACCATACTCAAGGTAATGTGTATTCCAGCTCCCAGCATGACCTTTGCTCAAAAAAGAAAACAACTGTTTTCTACTTGGAATATTTATTTGTTGTCTCCAGAGTATTTTAAATGCCCATAACAAATCCATTCAGCTTGCCAGTAGCTGTTTCACACATATGGTTGTTGGTGCATCCCCCTGACGCCCCTTAGTGAGGAATAACGTCAGGTTTTACTGTCTGAACAGGGGACAGAGATTTTACGGGGTTAGCACAGTGGGAGGTGACATTCTATGAATCATACTCTCATAAACGTTTAGAAACAGAAAACACTAAGGTCAATGGCTAAATTGTTTTCTTACCTAGATTGCCAAAACTATCTGTAAATACTTACTTTGCAGCCCTAAAATGGTTCACAAATCTCCAGTTGTATATTTATGCCCCTCTGTCCCCTTAATCCTGCTCATTATAATCAGCATGGACCAGTGGGCTCCAGTCCTGCTTCTGGGTAGAATATCAGCTGCTCTGAAGATTTTTTTCTTGAAAAGACACTCAAATGGGATTATTATACAAGCAGGGCACTAACCTTTCCAAGCTGTGCGAGAGCAGACAATTCCTTCATGTGTGAAAATATTTCCTGTGTCTTGTCCTATTGGAAACCGTACAGTCCGTTACAATGCACCACGGCTGCTGTACAATGACCCTGTGCCATGTACATTCTTTCTCTACTAAATGGGATGAAATGTATACACAGTGGTTATCGTGTTTCATTTTTCCTGAGTGTCAGGCATGTGTTCAGCAGCTGTCCGTTGTCTCCACAACAGAGGGGTTCACATAAGAATGACACTCATCAATTGACATGGGTTCAAACGACATTCATCGGTTCTGAGTGTCTATAAAGCTCTTTGAATGGACTCAGAAGGTTGAGATGGTTGTTGCCTGGAAACATTATTTCCATTATTTTGATAGAACCTGGCTCAGAGAGCCTGGCTCAGGAACGCTTGAGGTCCAGGAAACTTTCATTCCAGCGTCCTCATGAGGCACTGTGGAAACAGCACAAGGACAAAGGCACCACATCACAGAGAATTAACTGGAGACTGCCTGGAGTTTATTACCATATGGCAACCATCGAGCTAAAGCCCCACTAATAGCCAGTTCACAGGCCAAGGGCCTTCAGAGACATCCTAGTGACCCACAGGCCAAGGGCCCTCAGAGAGATCACAGTGACCCACAAGCAGAGGGTCCAGGACCACAAGCAGAGATCAGTGGGGTGACCATGTGCATGCTTCTGTGTGCTCCGgtgttttgcaaaaaaaaaataacatttagtCTATTTGAATAAATGTCCCCTCCCTATTATATGAATTAAACTCCTGAGATCAAAAATAGTATAATTGACTATGGGATGATTTGTGTGTAATGGAGATAGAGACATTTAGAGGTATACATATATTAAACAAATCAAGAAGGAACTGTCAACCCCTGTCATCAACAATAAAACAATTATCATCTGGCATATTTACAAATCTACAATGTTGAATCACTAGGTAAGAAATATGTGTAGCTAGCACAATCCATCTGGCAGAATATAGTCTTCAAATCAACTATAGACCAAAGGGTTTCATAATGCCCCACAACCATTGTATATTATTACACAACCAACAATAAACCGTTACTACAGAAGCATGAACCATTTCAACAGGAGAAACAGaagcagagtagagagagaacttGGTCCTTTTGCGTCTCCCAGGGTGACTTAGTACCAGTCTCAAGGGCACCTTCCACCCTGTCCTTTAGAGAGAAAGGTTGTGGACTTCCACAGGCAGTCGTCAAGAGTCTGAGGCTTGGATTCCGGTAAAGCTTTCATGTGGCATTCCCTTTTCCGGAATCACCTTCTATTGTTAATGCATTTACCAGGATCCAGTCATCTTCCTTTGATAATCCTTCACGTTGATACGGCCATTTCTTCCTGCCCTCAGAAAGGCAGTGACAGACACGCTGATATGTGTGAAATATGGAAAAGCTGAGTCTATATCTCATCTGGTAAATCAATGATCTATGAGTCATTTTGTACTATTATCCTACCACAATTATTCCCTTCAACACTATATAAGCGTGGAGGAATGATAGCCCTTTGAAAAGCAGAGTAAGAGAAGCCGTTACCACTTCTGCTTACGGATGTAATAACTTGGCatgaacatttatttatttaacctttattttgacagggagtcatgctgagGCCAAGGTCTTTTTCACAGATGAGccctatatacacatcaatatacattatacacatcaatatacattatacacatcgctatacacatcaatacacactatacacatcaatacacactatacacatcaatatacactatacacatcaatatacactatacacatcaatatacactatacacatcaatacacactatacacatcgatatacattatacacatcgctatacacatcaatacacactatacacatcaatacacactatacacatcaatatacactatacacatcaatatacattatacacatcactatatacatcaatacacactatacacatcaatatacactatacacatcaatatacactatacacatcaatacacactatacacatcaatatacactatacacatcaatatacactatacacatcaatatacactatacacatcaatacacactatacacatcgatatacattatacacatcgctatacacatcaatacacactatacacatcaatacacactatacacatcaatatacactatacacatcaatatacattatacacatcactatatacatcaatacacactatacacatcaatatacactatacacatcaatacacactatacacatcaatacacactatacacatcaatatacactatacacatcaatatacactatacacatcaatacacactatacacatcaatacacactatacacatcaatacacactatacacatcaatacacactatacacatcaatacacactatacacatcaatatacactatacacatgaATATACACATGaatatacactacacacatcacTATATACATTAATATACACTATACCATCAATAtatactatacacatcaatatacacaagaatttacacaatacacatcactatacaggtcaatatatacagtcgtggccaaaaggttTGAgattgacacaaatattaattttcacaaagtctgctgcctcagtgtcgttagatatttttgtcagatgttactatgtaATACTGAAggataattacaag encodes the following:
- the LOC110510145 gene encoding ras-related protein Rab-1A produces the protein MNPEYDYLFKLLLIGDSGVGKSCLLLRFADDTYTESFISTIGVDFKIRTIELDGRTIKLQIWDTAGQERFRTITSSYYRGAHGIIVVYDVTDQESYNNIKQWLQEIGRYASENVNKLLVGNKCDLTTKKVVDYTTAKEFADSLSIPFLETSAKDATNVEQSFMTMAAEIKKRMGPGATAGGEKHNLKIDSTPVRQSGGGCC